A stretch of Catenulispora sp. MAP5-51 DNA encodes these proteins:
- the rho gene encoding transcription termination factor Rho: MSDTTTESPATAPAGRAGKGLSSMLLPELQAYAVSLGITGTARMRKGQLVEAIQEKNGGAAKAEPAAAAAPARTTARRTRSNTAAAAEKAAAEQTQPSEVRADIPEQPQRERAEKAPAEAAGRAERTERAERAERAERPERTERASKAAESAVAVAEGQAAPAAATANTATAEAAGGQANSGGQGGEGDQQRNRRDRNNSNNNRRERGRGGEGGGERQQTSGGGQSQGGSSGSSGSGGSGGSGGSGDDFDDRRGNRRTRDRNRNREDRQNRRNRGRGEGGGEVETTISDDDVLIPVGGIVDILDNYAFVRTSGYLPGPDDVYVSLAMVRKNGLRKGDAVTGVIRAPQDGERREKFNALVRLDSINGLEPAASRQRPEFNKLTPLYPQDRLRLETESNILTTRIIDMIAPIGKGQRGLIVAPPKTGKTMIMQAIANAITQNNPECHLMVVLVDERPEEVTDMQRSVKGEVIASTFDRPADDHTTVAELAIERAKRLVELGHDVIILLDSITRLGRAYNTSAPASGRILTGGMDSQAMYPPKKFFGAARNIENGGSLTILATALVETGSRLDEVIFEEFKGTGNMELRLDRKLADKRIFPAVDVDPSSTRKEELLLGAEELSIVWKLRRVLHALDQQQAMELLLDRMKKTKSNAEFLMTIQKTAVGPQE; this comes from the coding sequence GTGAGCGACACCACGACTGAATCCCCCGCCACCGCCCCCGCCGGGCGTGCCGGCAAGGGGCTGTCCTCGATGCTGCTCCCCGAGCTCCAGGCCTACGCCGTGAGCCTGGGGATCACCGGTACCGCGCGGATGCGCAAGGGCCAGCTCGTCGAGGCAATTCAGGAGAAGAACGGCGGCGCCGCGAAGGCCGAGCCCGCCGCCGCTGCCGCGCCCGCCCGGACCACCGCGCGCCGCACCCGCAGCAACACCGCCGCCGCGGCCGAGAAGGCCGCCGCGGAGCAGACTCAGCCTTCTGAGGTCCGGGCCGACATCCCGGAGCAGCCGCAGCGCGAGCGGGCCGAGAAGGCCCCCGCCGAGGCTGCCGGGCGCGCTGAGCGCACCGAGCGGGCCGAGCGTGCCGAGCGTGCTGAGCGCCCCGAGCGCACAGAGCGCGCGAGCAAGGCCGCCGAGAGCGCCGTGGCCGTCGCCGAGGGCCAGGCCGCGCCGGCTGCCGCCACTGCCAACACCGCCACCGCCGAGGCCGCCGGCGGCCAGGCCAACTCCGGCGGCCAGGGCGGCGAGGGCGACCAGCAGCGCAACCGCCGCGACCGGAACAACAGCAACAACAACCGCCGCGAGCGCGGCCGGGGCGGCGAGGGCGGCGGCGAGCGCCAGCAGACCTCCGGCGGCGGCCAGAGCCAGGGCGGCTCCAGCGGCTCCAGCGGTTCGGGCGGCTCCGGCGGTTCGGGCGGCTCCGGCGACGACTTCGACGACCGTCGCGGCAACCGGCGCACCCGGGACCGCAACCGCAACCGCGAGGACCGGCAGAACCGCCGCAACCGCGGCCGCGGCGAGGGCGGCGGCGAGGTCGAGACCACGATCAGCGACGACGACGTCCTGATCCCGGTCGGCGGCATCGTCGACATCCTGGACAACTACGCCTTCGTGCGGACCTCCGGCTACCTGCCCGGCCCCGACGACGTCTACGTCTCCCTGGCCATGGTCCGCAAGAACGGCCTGCGCAAGGGCGACGCGGTCACCGGCGTGATCCGCGCCCCGCAGGACGGCGAGCGCCGCGAGAAGTTCAACGCCCTGGTGCGCCTGGACTCGATCAACGGCCTGGAGCCGGCGGCCTCCCGGCAGCGCCCGGAGTTCAACAAGCTCACGCCGCTGTACCCGCAGGACCGGCTCCGTCTGGAGACCGAGTCCAACATCCTGACCACCCGCATCATCGACATGATCGCGCCGATCGGCAAGGGCCAGCGCGGGCTGATCGTGGCCCCGCCCAAGACCGGCAAGACCATGATCATGCAGGCCATCGCCAACGCGATCACCCAGAACAACCCCGAGTGCCACCTGATGGTGGTGCTGGTGGACGAGCGGCCCGAAGAGGTCACCGACATGCAGCGCTCGGTGAAGGGCGAGGTCATCGCCTCGACCTTCGACCGGCCTGCCGACGACCACACCACGGTCGCCGAGCTCGCGATCGAGCGGGCCAAGCGCCTGGTGGAGCTCGGCCACGACGTGATCATCCTGCTGGACTCGATCACCCGCCTGGGCCGCGCCTACAACACCAGCGCCCCGGCCTCCGGCCGCATCCTCACCGGCGGTATGGACAGCCAGGCGATGTACCCGCCGAAGAAGTTCTTCGGCGCGGCGCGCAACATCGAGAACGGCGGCTCGCTGACCATCCTGGCCACCGCGCTGGTGGAGACCGGCTCGCGCCTGGACGAGGTGATCTTCGAGGAGTTCAAGGGCACCGGCAACATGGAGCTGCGGCTGGACCGCAAGCTGGCCGACAAGCGCATCTTCCCGGCGGTCGACGTCGACCCGTCGAGCACCCGCAAGGAGGAGCTGCTGCTCGGCGCCGAGGAGCTCAGCATCGTCTGGAAGCTCCGCCGCGTCCTGCACGCGCTGGACCAGCAGCAGGCCATGGAGCTGCTGCTGGACCGGATGAAGAAGACCAAGTCGAACGCCGAATTCCTGATGACGATCCAGAAGACCGCGGTCGGTCCGCAGGAGTAA
- the thrB gene encoding homoserine kinase, whose product MPSPVFRAAPVRVRVPATSANLGPGFDSLGLALGLYDEVMVRIADSGLKVDVAGEGAETVARDEGHLVVRAMRAAFDRLGARPPGLELVCANRIPHARGLGSSAAAICAGIVAARALTVGATLSDDAVLQLATDMEGHPDNVAACLRGGFTIAWLDQAGEISDASAATARVLAITPDPAVRAVAFVPAEGLSTEVARGLLPKLVPHAEAARNAGRAALLSAALIGGRSELLLAATQDRLHQDYRAPAMPASAALIAALRDQGHAAVVSGAGPTVLVLTTEEQVQAVIAAGRRVVPQGWQAFGLAVDSAGAVSLSSTEGAGRGLDSDTSDRGSNPRHGGL is encoded by the coding sequence ATGCCGAGCCCTGTCTTCCGAGCCGCCCCGGTGCGCGTCCGCGTCCCGGCCACCAGCGCGAACCTCGGACCCGGCTTCGATTCCCTGGGCCTGGCGCTCGGGTTGTACGACGAGGTGATGGTCCGGATAGCAGACTCCGGACTGAAGGTGGACGTCGCCGGCGAGGGCGCCGAGACGGTCGCCCGCGACGAGGGGCACCTCGTGGTCCGCGCCATGCGGGCCGCGTTCGACCGGCTCGGGGCCCGCCCGCCGGGACTCGAGCTGGTCTGCGCCAACCGGATCCCGCACGCCCGGGGCCTGGGCTCCTCGGCGGCGGCGATCTGCGCCGGCATCGTGGCCGCCCGGGCGCTGACCGTCGGGGCGACGCTGTCCGACGACGCCGTGCTCCAGCTGGCCACCGATATGGAGGGGCACCCCGACAACGTGGCGGCCTGCCTGCGCGGCGGGTTCACCATCGCCTGGTTGGACCAAGCGGGTGAAATCTCCGATGCCTCCGCGGCGACCGCGCGGGTGCTGGCGATCACGCCCGACCCGGCCGTCCGGGCCGTGGCGTTCGTGCCCGCCGAAGGGCTCTCGACCGAGGTCGCGCGGGGTCTGCTGCCCAAGCTGGTGCCGCACGCCGAGGCCGCGCGCAACGCCGGGCGGGCCGCGCTGCTGTCCGCCGCGCTCATCGGCGGCCGGTCCGAGCTGCTGCTGGCCGCCACGCAGGACCGGCTGCACCAGGACTACCGGGCGCCGGCCATGCCCGCCTCGGCCGCGCTGATCGCCGCGCTGCGCGACCAGGGGCACGCCGCCGTGGTCTCCGGCGCCGGCCCGACCGTTCTGGTTCTGACGACGGAAGAGCAGGTCCAGGCGGTGATCGCGGCCGGGCGCCGGGTCGTGCCGCAGGGCTGGCAGGCCTTCGGCCTCGCCGTCGACAGCGCCGGTGCGGTATCCTTGAGCTCAACCGAAGGCGCGGGGCGGGGACTGGATTCCGACACATCGGATAGGGGTTCAAACCCACGCCACGGGGGACTGTGA
- the thrC gene encoding threonine synthase → MAWRGVIEEYRQWLPVDAGTPVVTLGEGGTPLLPAPRLSALTGCEVFIKVEGMNPTGSFKDRGMTTAISLAKQAGAEAVVCASTGNTSSSAAAYAVRGGLRPAVLVPAGKIALGKLAQALAHGATQLPVQGNFDDCLRLARELAAKYPVALVNSVNPVRLHGQKTAAFEVVDVLGDAPDIHALPVGNAGNISAYWLGYQEYAKEGQASHTPRMFGFQAAGAAPLVLGAPVEHPDTIATAIRIGNPASWDLAVAAREDSDGVIEAVTDQEILAAHRVLSAEEGVFVEPASAAGVAGILKLAQAGRLESGKRIVITVTGHGLKDPEWAVKAAPPLPEAVPADVAAVAEALSLT, encoded by the coding sequence ATGGCTTGGCGAGGCGTGATCGAGGAGTACCGACAGTGGCTGCCGGTCGACGCCGGCACGCCCGTGGTCACGCTGGGCGAGGGCGGCACGCCGCTGCTGCCCGCGCCGCGGCTGTCCGCGCTCACCGGGTGTGAGGTGTTCATCAAGGTCGAGGGCATGAACCCGACCGGCTCCTTCAAGGACCGGGGCATGACCACCGCGATCTCGCTGGCCAAGCAGGCCGGCGCCGAGGCCGTGGTGTGCGCCTCCACCGGCAACACCAGCTCCTCGGCGGCGGCCTACGCCGTGCGCGGCGGGCTCCGGCCTGCGGTGCTGGTGCCGGCCGGCAAGATCGCGCTGGGCAAGCTGGCCCAGGCGCTGGCGCACGGCGCGACCCAGCTGCCGGTCCAGGGCAACTTCGACGACTGCCTGCGGCTGGCCCGCGAGCTGGCCGCCAAGTACCCGGTGGCGCTGGTCAACTCGGTCAACCCGGTCCGGCTGCACGGCCAGAAGACCGCCGCCTTCGAGGTCGTCGACGTGCTCGGCGACGCCCCCGACATCCACGCGCTGCCGGTCGGCAACGCCGGGAACATCTCCGCGTACTGGCTCGGATATCAGGAGTACGCCAAGGAGGGTCAGGCCTCGCACACGCCCCGCATGTTCGGATTCCAGGCCGCCGGCGCGGCCCCGCTGGTGCTCGGCGCTCCGGTCGAGCACCCGGACACCATCGCCACCGCCATCCGGATCGGCAACCCGGCGTCCTGGGACCTGGCGGTCGCCGCGCGCGAGGACTCCGACGGCGTCATCGAGGCGGTGACCGACCAGGAGATCCTGGCCGCGCACCGGGTGCTCTCGGCCGAGGAGGGCGTGTTCGTCGAGCCGGCCTCCGCCGCGGGCGTGGCCGGGATCCTCAAGCTGGCTCAAGCCGGCCGGCTGGAGTCCGGCAAGCGGATCGTGATCACCGTCACCGGGCACGGTCTGAAGGACCCCGAGTGGGCGGTCAAGGCCGCGCCGCCGCTGCCGGAGGCGGTGCCGGCCGACGTGGCCGCGGTCGCCGAGGCTCTCAGCCTTACCTAA
- a CDS encoding homoserine dehydrogenase, with product MRTEPLKVALLGCGVVGSEVARLMTANAADLAARVGVPLELAGIAVRRPNRAREVAGVDPDLFTTDAEGLVKRDDVDLVIEVIGGIEPSRALILAALESGKSVVSANKALLAEDGATLYEAAEKHGADLYYEAAVAGAIPLLRPLRESLVGDRVHRVLGIVNGTTNFILDRMDTTGAGFTEALEEATALGYAEADPTADVEGFDAAAKAAILAGLAFHTRVTASDVHREGITEVTAADIASARAMNSVVKLLAICEVDVEAGKVSARVHPAMIPRSHPLASVREAYNAVFIESESAGQLMFYGPGAGGSPTASAVLGDLVAVARNKVSGRRGPAETAYAGLTVRSVGEARTRYHISLDVDDKPGVLSAVAGIFAEQDVSIATVRQSGRGLDAQLVIVTHLAPDAALTATVDRLRALDFVRDVSSVMRVESE from the coding sequence ATGCGTACTGAGCCGCTGAAGGTGGCACTGCTGGGCTGTGGGGTAGTCGGCTCGGAAGTCGCGCGCCTGATGACGGCCAACGCCGCCGATCTGGCCGCGCGCGTCGGGGTCCCGCTGGAGCTGGCCGGGATCGCCGTGCGCCGGCCGAACCGCGCGCGCGAGGTGGCCGGGGTCGACCCGGACCTGTTCACCACGGACGCCGAGGGCCTGGTCAAACGGGACGACGTGGACCTGGTGATCGAGGTCATCGGCGGGATCGAGCCGTCCCGGGCGCTGATCCTGGCGGCGCTGGAGTCCGGCAAGTCCGTGGTGTCGGCGAACAAGGCGCTGCTCGCCGAGGACGGCGCCACGCTCTACGAGGCGGCCGAGAAGCACGGCGCGGACCTCTACTACGAGGCCGCCGTGGCCGGCGCCATCCCGCTGCTGCGCCCGCTGCGCGAGTCGCTGGTCGGCGACCGGGTGCACCGGGTCCTGGGCATCGTCAACGGCACCACCAACTTCATCCTGGACCGGATGGACACCACCGGCGCCGGCTTCACCGAGGCGCTGGAGGAGGCCACCGCGCTGGGCTACGCCGAGGCCGACCCGACCGCCGACGTCGAGGGCTTCGACGCCGCGGCCAAGGCCGCGATCCTGGCCGGGCTCGCCTTCCACACCCGGGTCACCGCCTCCGACGTGCACCGCGAGGGCATCACCGAGGTCACCGCGGCGGACATCGCCTCGGCCCGGGCGATGAACTCCGTGGTCAAGCTGCTGGCGATCTGCGAGGTGGATGTCGAGGCCGGCAAGGTCTCGGCGCGCGTGCACCCGGCGATGATCCCGCGCAGCCACCCGCTGGCGAGCGTGCGGGAGGCCTACAACGCGGTGTTCATCGAGTCCGAGTCGGCCGGCCAGCTGATGTTCTACGGCCCCGGGGCCGGCGGCTCGCCGACCGCCTCGGCGGTGCTCGGCGACCTGGTCGCGGTCGCCCGGAACAAGGTGAGCGGCCGGCGCGGGCCGGCCGAGACGGCCTACGCCGGGCTCACCGTCCGGTCGGTCGGCGAGGCGCGGACCCGCTACCACATCAGCCTGGACGTCGACGACAAGCCGGGCGTGCTGTCGGCGGTGGCGGGTATCTTCGCAGAACAGGACGTATCGATCGCCACCGTGCGGCAGTCCGGGCGCGGCCTGGACGCGCAGCTGGTGATCGTCACGCACCTGGCCCCGGACGCGGCCCTGACCGCGACCGTGGACCGGCTGCGGGCGCTCGACTTCGTGCGTGACGTGTCCAGCGTCATGCGTGTGGAATCCGAATAG
- the lysA gene encoding diaminopimelate decarboxylase, producing the protein MSRSAHPAGPRYADVLPEGGHGAAPADLNRLSQKIWPGGVARDEESGAVTFAGADVRELAREFGTPAYLIDEDDWRRRAREWVEAFGADADVFYAGKAFLSVAIAKWAAEEGLHLDVCSGGELAVALRAGFPADRLGFHGNNKSVAELERAVDAGVGRIIVDSHDEIERLAAVAADRGVRQRVMLRVTPGVEAHTHEFIATAHEDQKFGFSLAGGAAVEAVARVLKHADHLELTGLHSHIGSQIFDTAGFEVAAHRLTEALAAIKGEHGVELPELDLGGGLGIAYTEADDPAPVAETARRLKEIVARECDAAGLARPRLSVEPGRAIAGPPGITLYEVGTVKPLPGLRTYVSVDGGMSDNIRTALYDAEYSVALVSRVSKAEATLARVVGKHCESGDIVVRDAWLPGDTAPGDLVAVAATGAYCRSMASNYNHLLKPPVVAVRDGEARVIVRRETEDDLLGLDLG; encoded by the coding sequence ATGAGTAGAAGCGCGCACCCCGCCGGGCCCCGCTACGCCGACGTCCTGCCGGAGGGCGGCCACGGCGCCGCCCCGGCGGACCTGAACCGGCTGAGCCAGAAGATCTGGCCCGGCGGGGTGGCGCGCGACGAGGAGTCCGGCGCGGTCACCTTCGCCGGCGCCGACGTCCGCGAGCTGGCACGCGAGTTCGGCACCCCGGCGTACCTGATCGACGAGGACGACTGGCGCCGGCGGGCCCGCGAGTGGGTCGAGGCGTTCGGCGCGGATGCCGACGTCTTCTATGCGGGCAAGGCCTTCCTCTCCGTGGCGATCGCCAAGTGGGCCGCCGAAGAGGGCCTGCATCTGGACGTCTGCTCCGGCGGCGAACTCGCGGTCGCCCTGCGCGCCGGTTTCCCGGCGGACCGGCTCGGCTTCCACGGCAACAACAAGTCCGTGGCCGAGTTGGAGCGCGCGGTGGACGCCGGGGTCGGCCGGATCATCGTCGACTCGCACGACGAGATAGAGCGGCTGGCCGCCGTCGCCGCGGACCGCGGCGTCCGGCAGCGCGTCATGCTGCGGGTCACCCCTGGCGTCGAGGCGCACACCCACGAGTTCATCGCCACCGCGCACGAGGACCAGAAGTTCGGCTTCTCGCTGGCCGGCGGTGCCGCGGTCGAAGCCGTGGCGCGCGTCCTGAAGCACGCCGACCACCTGGAGCTGACCGGTCTGCACTCGCACATCGGCAGCCAGATCTTCGACACCGCCGGCTTCGAGGTGGCCGCGCACCGGCTGACCGAGGCGCTGGCCGCCATCAAGGGCGAGCACGGCGTCGAGCTGCCCGAGTTGGACCTCGGCGGCGGCCTGGGCATCGCCTACACCGAGGCCGACGACCCCGCGCCGGTCGCCGAGACCGCGCGGCGGCTCAAGGAGATCGTGGCGCGCGAGTGCGACGCCGCGGGCCTGGCGCGTCCGCGCCTGTCCGTGGAGCCCGGCCGGGCCATCGCCGGTCCTCCCGGGATCACGCTCTACGAGGTCGGCACCGTGAAGCCGCTGCCGGGGCTGCGTACCTATGTCTCAGTGGACGGCGGGATGTCGGACAACATCCGCACCGCCCTGTACGACGCCGAGTACTCCGTCGCGCTGGTCAGCCGGGTCAGCAAGGCCGAGGCGACGCTGGCCCGCGTGGTCGGCAAGCACTGCGAGTCCGGCGACATCGTGGTCCGCGACGCCTGGCTGCCCGGCGACACCGCTCCCGGCGACCTGGTGGCGGTCGCCGCGACCGGCGCCTACTGCCGCTCGATGGCCAGCAACTACAACCACCTGCTCAAGCCGCCGGTGGTCGCGGTCAGGGACGGCGAGGCGCGGGTCATCGTGCGGCGTGAGACCGAGGACGACCTGCTGGGGCTTGACCTGGGATAG
- the argS gene encoding arginine--tRNA ligase: MTPEQLSQAVLDTVKEAVADGVLTLTTVPEAVTVERPKNRDHGDYATNVALQLTKAAGMPPRALAELLAERLRKVEGIAGVDIAGPGFLNLRLAAGAAGELAKSIVEQGQAYGRSETFAAHIVNLEFVSANPTGPLHLGHTRWAAVGDALGRLLEAAGADVTREFYINDAGNQMNNFGKSLALRANGQEVPSGEGLYEGAYIKDLAQAILEEHPVLTQLPADAQVEAFRTAGYKLQLRLQQESLEKFRTRFDVWFSEKTLHDSGDVEGVADRLAEQGHVFEQDGAVWLRTTDFGDDKDRVIVRSNGERTYFSADCAYYLNKRDRGYSPCIYMLGADHHGYVGRLKAMAACSGDDPDKDIEVLIGQFVKMVKDGEEVKLSKRTGNIVTLDDVIDMIGVDAARYALARSSVDHELVLDVDLLTSQKAENPVYYVQYAHSRMASVKRNAAELGFDKGAPEDFKPELLSHPREEELLAALAEFPRVVAQAAGLRRVHQVAHYLELELAKKYHAWQSEKKDCRILPLGDEPPTDVNRARLWLVEATQTVLRNGLDLLGVSAPERM; this comes from the coding sequence GTGACTCCCGAGCAGCTTTCCCAGGCCGTCCTCGACACCGTCAAGGAAGCCGTCGCCGACGGCGTGCTGACCCTGACAACGGTCCCCGAGGCCGTGACCGTCGAGCGACCGAAGAACCGCGACCACGGCGACTACGCCACCAACGTCGCCCTCCAGCTGACCAAGGCCGCCGGCATGCCGCCGCGGGCGCTGGCCGAGCTGCTCGCCGAGCGCCTGCGAAAGGTCGAGGGCATCGCCGGCGTGGACATCGCCGGGCCCGGGTTCCTCAACCTGAGGCTGGCCGCCGGCGCCGCCGGCGAGCTCGCCAAGAGCATCGTCGAGCAGGGCCAGGCGTACGGGCGCAGCGAGACCTTCGCGGCCCACATCGTCAACCTGGAGTTCGTCTCGGCCAACCCGACCGGGCCGCTGCACCTGGGCCACACCCGGTGGGCCGCGGTCGGCGACGCCCTGGGCCGGCTGCTGGAGGCCGCCGGCGCCGACGTCACGCGCGAGTTCTACATCAACGACGCCGGCAACCAGATGAACAACTTCGGCAAGTCGCTGGCACTGCGGGCGAACGGCCAGGAGGTGCCCTCGGGGGAGGGTCTGTATGAGGGCGCGTACATCAAGGATCTGGCACAGGCGATCCTGGAGGAGCACCCGGTCCTGACCCAGCTGCCGGCCGACGCGCAGGTCGAGGCCTTCCGCACCGCCGGGTACAAGCTCCAGCTGCGGCTCCAGCAGGAGTCGCTGGAGAAGTTCCGCACCCGCTTCGACGTCTGGTTCTCCGAGAAGACGCTGCACGACTCCGGCGACGTCGAGGGCGTCGCGGACCGGCTGGCCGAGCAGGGCCACGTCTTCGAGCAGGACGGCGCGGTCTGGCTGCGCACCACCGACTTCGGAGACGACAAGGACCGGGTCATCGTCCGCTCCAACGGCGAGCGCACCTACTTCTCCGCGGACTGCGCGTACTACCTGAACAAGCGGGACCGCGGCTACTCGCCGTGCATCTACATGCTCGGCGCCGACCACCACGGCTACGTCGGCCGGCTCAAGGCGATGGCCGCGTGCTCCGGCGACGACCCGGACAAGGACATCGAGGTCCTGATCGGCCAGTTCGTGAAGATGGTGAAGGACGGCGAGGAGGTCAAGCTCTCCAAGCGGACCGGGAACATCGTCACGCTGGACGACGTGATCGACATGATCGGCGTGGACGCGGCGCGGTACGCGCTGGCCCGCTCCAGCGTCGACCACGAGCTGGTGCTGGACGTGGACCTGCTCACCTCGCAGAAGGCCGAGAACCCGGTCTACTACGTCCAGTACGCGCACTCGCGGATGGCCTCGGTCAAGCGCAACGCGGCCGAACTGGGCTTTGACAAGGGCGCTCCCGAGGACTTCAAGCCGGAGTTGCTCTCGCACCCGCGCGAGGAGGAACTGCTCGCGGCGCTGGCCGAGTTTCCCCGGGTCGTGGCCCAGGCCGCCGGGCTGCGCAGGGTCCACCAGGTCGCGCACTACCTCGAGCTGGAACTGGCGAAGAAGTACCACGCCTGGCAGTCCGAGAAGAAGGACTGCCGCATCCTCCCGCTCGGCGACGAGCCGCCGACCGACGTGAACCGCGCCCGGCTTTGGCTGGTCGAGGCCACGCAGACCGTGCTCCGCAACGGTCTTGACCTCCTCGGCGTCTCGGCCCCTGAGCGCATGTGA
- a CDS encoding response regulator, with amino-acid sequence MNNSGSGRVLVVDDSDTVRTLIRINLELEGFEVQEADSGARCLELVPGTDVVTLDLLLPETGPGGLDVLRRLKRDPALGRPRVVVVTAAALPEDRRLGESAGADAYITKPFEPVDLVDAVRALASRPVI; translated from the coding sequence GTGAACAACTCAGGTTCGGGGCGCGTCCTAGTGGTCGACGACAGCGACACCGTCAGGACACTGATCCGTATCAACCTGGAGTTGGAGGGCTTCGAGGTCCAGGAGGCCGACTCGGGCGCCCGGTGCCTGGAACTGGTGCCGGGCACCGATGTGGTGACCCTGGACCTGCTGCTGCCCGAGACCGGTCCCGGCGGCCTCGACGTGCTCCGGCGCCTCAAGCGCGACCCGGCTCTGGGCCGTCCGCGGGTCGTCGTGGTGACCGCCGCGGCGCTGCCGGAGGACCGGCGGCTCGGGGAGTCGGCCGGCGCCGACGCCTACATCACCAAGCCCTTCGAGCCGGTGGACCTGGTCGACGCGGTGAGGGCGCTGGCCTCGCGTCCCGTAATCTAG